TACTTCAGTTGATATTCTTGATACAGCCCTCAGCTGCCGTATGCGTGATGTAACACAGAACGTCGTACTTCCAGAACTTAAGAAACTTGAAAATTATCTCTGCGACATTGCAGAACGCGAATGCGCAACTCCACAGGTTGGCCGTACACACGGACAGCATGCTGTACCTATCACTTTCGGATGGAGCATTGCTGAGTTCGTAAGCCGCCTTGGAAAATCAATCCTCCGCATCGAAGAACTTTCTAACCAGCTTGTTGGTAAATTGGCTGGTCCTGTTGGTTCTTACAACGGACCTTCAATGATCGTAAAAGATCCTGAAGAACTCGAACGCACTTATACAGAATTCCTTGGTCTTACACCATCTGAATATTCAAATCAGCTTGTTGAACCTGAATACGTTCTCCGCCTCTTGCTTGAGATGAACGTTGCATTCGGAATTATAGCTAACCTTGCAGATGACCTCCGTAACCTTCAGAGAAGCGAAATCGGTGAAGTATTCGAATACTTTGCTGCAACTCAGGTTGGTTCTTCAACAATGCCACAGAAGAGAAACCCATGGAACAGCGAGCACGTTAAGTCTTTGTGGAAGGCTATGTGTCCACGCGTAATCACTTTCTATATGGATCAGATTTCTGAACATCAGCGTGACCTTACAAACTCTGCTTCACAGCGCTTTATTGCAGATTATGTAAGCGGATTTACAATGGCAGTTGCACGTATGAACAGCGTTGTTAAGGGACTTCAGGCTGATAAGGAAGGCATGGCTCGTAACCTCGAAAATGCCGGTGGTAAGGTAAAGGGCGGCGTTCTTGCAGAACCAGCTTATATCTTGCTTGGAGAAGCTGGATACAACGACGGCCACGAAGTTATCCGTAAGATTACTTTGGAAGCTGAACAGAGCGGAAAGACTTTCTTCGAAGTTCTCAAAACTCACGAAAAAGAATATGCAGACATCACAGCTCAGCTTGAAAA
The Treponema bryantii DNA segment above includes these coding regions:
- a CDS encoding lyase family protein — protein: METRNIFENLSCIDHRYSLSEADAFAGLSKYISEEASIRSCAKCEAALVKAHLKLRGKLTDEIAKTLDDVAANIDPQEVYTEEEKTKHNIRALVNVMKTKVDSEIGPLIHLGATSVDILDTALSCRMRDVTQNVVLPELKKLENYLCDIAERECATPQVGRTHGQHAVPITFGWSIAEFVSRLGKSILRIEELSNQLVGKLAGPVGSYNGPSMIVKDPEELERTYTEFLGLTPSEYSNQLVEPEYVLRLLLEMNVAFGIIANLADDLRNLQRSEIGEVFEYFAATQVGSSTMPQKRNPWNSEHVKSLWKAMCPRVITFYMDQISEHQRDLTNSASQRFIADYVSGFTMAVARMNSVVKGLQADKEGMARNLENAGGKVKGGVLAEPAYILLGEAGYNDGHEVIRKITLEAEQSGKTFFEVLKTHEKEYADITAQLEKLGVENPANFFEHPSNYCGLAAVKSKRLALKYKELMK